TCGTACATTGATCGATGGAAACTAAACTCTTATTCAGCATGACAGGGGTATTTTTTCGTGCGGCAAAAGTAGAAAAAGGGGGTGGCGGCCGTGGCGGATTCACATTTTTACCGACTCCGTATGAAGTTGGAACGTGGACCGATCGCGCAACAGGCCCCCGCGGTGTGATTTCCACAGCGCCGCGGCGGACGGAATCTGCACCATGAACGCTGCTTTTGCACCGCGCAAAAACGCTCTATCTTTGCGCCAACAATTTGAGACGGCCCCTTCAGACCGTCCCAATGCGTTGAGAACCAAATAAACTATACATCGTTATATGGGATTGATAAAAGAGTTCAAGGAATTTGCCATGCGCGGCAACGTGCTCGACATGGCTGTAGGTATCGTGATCGGTGGAGCCTTCGGGAAGATCGTATCTTCGTTTGTGGAGGACATACTTATGCCGCCGATTGGTGTACTGTTGGGGGGTGTAAACTTCACCGACCTGAAGATTGTCTTCAAACAGGCCGTGATGGACGGTGAGAACGTAGTCACACCGGAGGTCGCGTTGCGTTACGGCAACTTCATCCAAGTCATCTTCGACTTCTTGATCATCGCCTTTGCCATCTTCATGCTGCTCAAGGCGGTCAACAAGTTCAACAAGAAGAAGGAGGAAGCTCCTGCAGCGCCCGAGGCACCACCTGCTGACGTGCAACTGCTGACGGAGATCAGGGATTTATTGCAGAAGAAGAACTAACGCAGAATGAAACCGGGAGCCTTCATCCCGGTTTTGTCTTTTATGGAGGTAACTCATTAGAGGTAGACACACGATAGATAAAATGAAACAGGAATTGAAAGCTGCCGATGGACGCTTAGCCGTCCTGATAGCGGGCGTGGGCGGAGCCGTATCCACCACGATGATTGCCGGCGTGATGGCCGCCCGACGTGGGCTGGCTAAGCCGATTGGATCAGTGACGCAGATGGGCCGTATGCGCAGGCAGGATGGTCGCGAGCAACTGATCAAAGAGATGGTCCCCATAGCAGGGCTGGACAGCCTCGTCTTTGGCGGGTGGGACATCTTCCCTGATAACGCCCTCGAAGCCGCACGATGCGCCGAGGTGCTGAGTGAGAAGGATCTGAAGGGCGTGGCCGACGAGCTGGCCGCCATCCGACCGATGGCCGCTGCCTTTGACCCGCGTTGGGCCAAGCGGCTGCATGGCACACACACGCTGCAGGGTGCTACGCGTCGGGAGATGATTGAACACCTGCGTGGTGACATCCGCCGTTTCATGGCGGACAACAAATGCAGTCGTGCAGTTGTCCTCTGGGCCGCCAGCACGGAGATCTTCCTGCCCATGACCGACGAGCATCGCTCGCTCGAGTCGCTC
The sequence above is drawn from the Tannerella serpentiformis genome and encodes:
- the mscL gene encoding large-conductance mechanosensitive channel protein MscL, which gives rise to MGLIKEFKEFAMRGNVLDMAVGIVIGGAFGKIVSSFVEDILMPPIGVLLGGVNFTDLKIVFKQAVMDGENVVTPEVALRYGNFIQVIFDFLIIAFAIFMLLKAVNKFNKKKEEAPAAPEAPPADVQLLTEIRDLLQKKN